The stretch of DNA TTGTTCATGTTGGATCAATCAAAAGCACTAGATCGATCGACAATTGAAGAGAATGTTTTGCAGCCCTTCTGCCAGATCCCGCAATCATCCCAATAATTTCATTATCAGAAAACTGTTCTTCATCTGTTGAATGGTGTCCACTTTCTTCAATAATTCGGACAACTTCATCATCATGAGATCCACTTGCGGATTCACTGTCTTGATTAGAATCACTGTCAGTCTCATCAGTTCTTGTATGCAGAGTTACTGAACTATAGTTGTTACGAATATAATAGCAAGAAAAATGGCCAATAACAACAAGGCTAATTCATCTGACTCAAGCGAAAATGATTCTAGTACTGAAGAAGCATGCTGAATTTATAATAGAGCTTTATACATTTTTTGTGTAGATAAAGATGTTGTTATTAACTGGAAACTTGCTTGTTATTATTCATACCTTGAAATTACACTGTCCACATCACGGAAAAAATTGGGCGCCCCCTCCCCTTGTGACCCTATCATTTTACCAGAGCCTCCCCCCCACACAGGTTCCTTAACATTTTATTCCCCCCTCAACGTCTTCATGCCCCCCTCTCCATATTAAATGAACGTTCCCTTGTCGTATGATATGCACATGCTGGTAATTGATGTTTCGAGCATCCAAGTATCTATGGAGCACTCAAGTATCTATGTACCACCTAAATGGACTTTCTGTGTGCCGTAAAACGCAGAAAACTTTTTTGTCAGCAAAAGTGTAACAATTAGTGGACAACAAATACTACATACTTAAAGACGAAGAGAATGTACAAGGGGTCTTCCCTGGCTATATTTTTGTctgaattcattcaagcacgactgataatccaagatggcaATCACTGAGGCGGAACCCATGACATATATTTCCAGGGTGAGGAAAGGTGTTAGGcgttaaaaaataaaacgacAGCTAACATCTTCGTAAAAATTGCCGTTAGGGGCTTTTTCATTGCACAAGTTGACATAGAGCTCTGTACGTGTCCACGGTTGATGGAAAATCATCCGCACCACTACCCAAGGTACCACGGCTTTTAcggtgcgtcttcgtgtttaaagaAGGATTCAATGGTGTTCTTCGTTGGTCTTATAGCTAAGCCTATGTAAATCCAACGTAAAAGAAATTGTCCAAACGTTTAATATATAAAACTAGAAAATCTCACATCATGACAATTATTTGGTCGATAGGATATAGCATAAAGTAAAGCGGGATTATACTTTTCCCCCTTCCCCTCGaagaaaatggtaaacagcactAATATATGACTATTATTAATTTTGGCACGATTTTATTGGCTACTTTATGTCACGTGGGGTCAATCACAAGACGGATAGCAATAACCAAAATAAGGGCATCTTTGTTGACGTAACATGGGAGTTTGCTCACAGAGGCATAGtgatatttacaaattgactttagAACGTAAAAGAAGTTCAAAGTGTTCAACTTAGGTAAATCTCTAATTGTTAGCCTCtactttttttcagttattagcTATCAAAACAGGATCAATTCTTGGGTGCCAAAAGTGCTCATGATCCATACACTTTTTTTGCTGTTGCAAATTTTCGTATTCTCAAAGCATCATGCTCAAGATTATCTGGTATGTTGCGtttaaattttcagtttttcttttattcttagctgactgattagaaaaagaTATCCTTGTGCTAATGAGGCAAGACATGTTAACAGAGATTCCCCTACAGCATCGAGTTACCGAGTCTTTTTTTCTATCCAAGTGTGTTGCGAGAGTTTACTTAAAATGGCagtttgtcaaattttggtcCAATCGCAGTGGGAAAAGGGGTAATTGAACCAATCAAATGTAGTTTCCCACGTCAATCGCTCGCAGCGCCATTACATCAACTTTAGCTTCTTaggagagtttttttttttttgtcaaaaaaaaaaaaaaaaaaaaaaaatcccccTTCTGGCTTTCTAATATGTCGGTTGATACTGTCCTAGGTTGAGACATTGTACTGAAATTGTCACTTTTGCTATAGAAGCCACGGACATTATGAACCGACATACCAGCCGGCCGAAGGGGTTCATTTACTAAAtagacaaataataataataataataataataataataataataataataataataataacatttatttctatagcgcaaATTCAGcaattcagttttcaaatgcgcttaACAACAAGTATATTACAAAATATGTGCAatagtaaaatatataaatgtatataaaatataaaatggtatagttgaaccaaaaaatactAGAGGAGTAAGAACTAatataaaaatagtaagatCTAATCTAagcatttaaaataattaaaagcttgtctaaaaagaaaagttttgagTTTgttcttgaataaattaaaattatcaatgttCCTTATAGTCAATGGTAATGTATTCCACAGTTTAGGTGCGGCAGCAATGAATACCCGATCACCAATTGTAGCCAACGTTTTAAAGTTGGGTCTGGAAAGTAGAAATTGATTGTTCGATCTGAGACCATACTTTGAGATCATTTGGACAGATAATAAACTTGATAGGTAGTGTGGTGCTGTGTTGTGAAGACACTTAAATGTAGTAATAATAATCTTATAGTCAATTCTGAATTTCACCGGTAGCCAGTGTAAGTCAAATAGAAGTGGTGTTATATGACAGAACGTAGGCATGCAGTATACAATTCTAGCGGCTGTATTTTGTACTCTCTGTAATTTTGATATCAAATTTTTTGGTAGTCCGTACAAGAGactattacaataatccaatCTGATCGAGACAAGTGCATGTATTAGCTTCTCTGTGGAATCTCTGCTAAGGTATTTTCTGATTCTTCTGATGTTATGCATGTGGAAAAAAGCACTTTTACAAGTGTTAATCACATGTGGCTTCATACTAAACGTACTGTCAATCCACACTCCAAGATTCCTGATAGGGTCTATCGAGGGATGTACCTCTGCGTCACCAATCCTCAACGTACTAATACTAACTTTTCGAAGCTGAGCATTAGTACCTATCAAAGAAAActcagttttatcatcattgATAAGTAGTCTGTCTCGTATCATCTACAGGCGGATTTCATGAAGACATTCTTCCATAGCAGCTATGGCGTTATTTTGTGCAGTACTATCATCTGGCTTGAACGCTAGATACATCtgcgtatcgtcagcataaTAGTGTACACTTGGTAGATGTTGCTTAATGATAGTAAACAGCTCCCTAGTGTATATAGAAAACAACAACAGTCCTGCCAAACAAGAGCTTTGTGGAACACCGCAATTTAGGTCAAAACGGCACGATTTGCCATTGCCAATGACAATACGCTGAGTTCTATTTGTCAAATTAGATCTTACCCAACTAAGTGCGCTATCCAAGATACCAAACCTGTGTTCAAGTCGATGCAGTAAAACGTCGTGATCCACTGTATCGAATGCCGCACTGAGGTCAAGAAATAGCAGAAGAACAACGTGTTGTTTATTCATATGAAGCAAGATGTCGTTACAGACTCGCATCAGTGCAGTTTCAGTGCTATGGAAAGAGCGATACGCCGATTGAAATTCAGGAAATAAGTTGTTAGAAGATATATGTTGCAATATTTCTTGGGCTACTACCTTTTCCGTGATCTTTGACAGAAAGCTGAGGTTACTCACAGGacgatagtttttttttttctattagaTCCAGGTTAGGTTTCTTCAATTTTGGCTTCACCAAGGCCTCTTTCAAGATATCAGGGACAATGGCACTACTCAATGATGAGTTAACAATATTAGATATGGATGGTAGAagttcattactgggttgcctatggcaaacccagtcaaggtctgcgtttagtttgtttgttttcttttttttcttttttttatttattttatttattttattattttttttttccgtgtcggcaAAAGTCTTgactgtcactcccctggtaagtggtgtctttgtgcatagagccttctgcgcgtattttcttaggatcgagagggtagtggaactgagtagatttctctggtggacacagtagaatcattaacttagcctgtaatggcgtcgaaagtcatgtaacgcgaatggcgttttagtggatctttaaacaaaatatacccttatggagctcaataatggaaagtcagttggataaactaggcaggaatctcaaaagcgacgagtactggacttcgacaacaaccaatcgcccgtcgagacgaaatcaaagtgagttgtattaacctgaagtacatggtattttgacacgattgagtttcttgtcttcacgcacgcaatgaaataggaagaggttttcgcctctaagagcaaatatgttgtttgtttcaataaatttttcgctggaaaaggattctgtggtattttctgcctttgtgaattataatatcatgttgtgtattgaattttcgagcttaaggttgaaatgtgatatgggagaagttttttagtattgcactgtaagcaggaagggttcacaggcctgttggaagcgtgcttgagtttcaacaaaatgagccccaaaatcagtgaaaacttgtgacgcagatgaataataaagtagctgctatttccaaaatgatggaattacctggtgataaataacgtcgtacgcgtcttggagagtaaattttgactttgcataaacaagagttaggcgattgtgatctttgttttgacttcgctcatttcattgtcaaactttataacacttgacagaaaaagaaacttacaaaaacccggtatcttgccatcatttgacacagatgcttcactgtttggcgagtaaacatgccgcggtaacttaatcacggagcccgctgaattccggccatgtcactttcgattttgcaatttacttgaacgtagcaaaaatctcccaaactgtttgtcgctgatcgtaactttttatattctatattcacggttcaaaattaatgttgttttcatgtcgtaaatatttcattctcgatcgacccgaaaacttccttctgctctttctaaaaactgtgtatcaatagttatttgctttttcatcaatttttgttttgcataaagcaagctaacaaaatctgtaccttgctgagttcgcatttgttagcgttaatagtgtTTTCGgccagatgcttctgttttttatcaGGGGTTTATTGTTGTGGTCTCCCatctaacactaaccccgctgaacagggcttgacttcagtgaagtttagtattacaaagctgtcagatgctcagagggcacacttgtggtgcaaagaagttgtgagggaacttgaaaattattaacatgtcagcccagaagccaatgtttctcgcttctcttttatttgttattcttcagagactgtatttcaataccacacaatttcagtgccttctgattttctgtagcacgtaccacaggcaacccagtgtatgcttcacggaagcatctcgtttataCATGTCTTCACAACTTGTGTTGGAACAGGATTATTATCACATGTTTTGCTTGGTGAAATTTACACATGCACACACACTTGGCGAAATTTGCACATGCACACACACTTGCACACTTGGCAAGTCTTCTTTTCCCCCAGTTTGGACTTACCATCGGCATTTCGCCTGGCTTTCCTGACTAAAACCAGGATGAAGAGTAATACGCGTTAGTGTGGCGAAATTTACACATGCACACACACTTGGCAAGTCTGCCTTTCCCCAGTTTGGACTTACCATCGGCATTTCGCCTGGCTTTCCTTAAACTAGTGGAAAGGGAATTCAGATTGGTCTGTGGATTTCATTTGCTAATACTTAATTAAAACCAATGAAGGCGTAATTCCTTACGTTGATCTCCGAGAGGGTGGGGAGAGGCGCTATTTACTTTGCCCAATGATGTGCGCATCATTCTTAAATTTtaggaagcaaaaaaaaaaaaaatgattgttaCAATGTAGTGACATAGTTAAGAAGTTGGTTTTTCATTCCAGAAAAGCCAAAGGAAACCACGGAGGTCCGAGTTTCTGATTTGGCACAAGAGTTAATTAGAAAAGATTGCTGATCTATCATTTTGCGGTCTTGCCCCCAAAACGGTCCCAAATCAGGAGCAcatgagtaggagcctccatacgcactatatccttgagtcaacctttgcccgtatctttctatttttagaacgccaagAGATGTTTGGcactgcacgcactgtttaaaaTGTCCAATCGgaataaagtcattgtctaaccAAGACAAAAGTAGCAAAAACAATGGacgcaaattgtgcgaattgatgtaaattgatgCAAACGGACAGGGCTTAAAAACGGCTGGACATGCGCACTAAGACTCAGGCTTCCTCCCGCCAttcgattttcaaaatggcggacgacgaATGCAGATTTGACACGTCATTGTAACGGCCATTTCCAACGTCTTGCTCGCCCAAGGCCTTCAACTCCAAAGTGAATGAAATGCACAACTGTTCAGTGCTGCCGTTTTGATCATGATAGCAGACATCGGAACGGTGATTTCATAACTATCAAGCAATCGACACAGCTCTCTTGAAGAGAATCTTTCACCGTTTCAGAATTTGTTTAAGGTACAGTTTTGCCGTGAACTAAGGGCGTCTCGATTTCTCTAAGGTtttgaaaagcatttttggATAGGTTATTTATTACTGTGACACatatcaaaaatgacttttgATTCGTTTTTATGAAAGTTTTTAATTGCTTGTTGTTCATGACTTCAGTGACATTTCATTCGGAAGAAACGAAAGAGCCATTCGTGAGTTAAACACTTTCGTCTCCGTtgtgttttttgtctttgtctcTTGTTCAGCCATTGATAAGACTGAAAGAAGTATGCCTGCAGTTGAAAGAGTCGTTTCTCATTCAATACGTGTGCAAATTAGAGTTATGGCGATACTTAAGGCTATGTTTCGTTTTGTTAGCAATGGTACATAAAACTTGAGTTAATAAACTGCTTTAGTGTGTTAGAAATCTTGTGTCGTGGACTGTGTCGTgtcttttccattttcttcacATACTTAACGTGATTCTTGCTCACTGACTGTCCTCTCGGTCAagaatttcccgccaaaatccGCGGCTACCCGGCGTCGCCTCGTCGGCtgttttgtttatattttgttgttgcAAGTTTGTTGGgggttttaaacttttttccCCTCATGATGTATTGTGTCCATGAGGGACGTAACATTAGAAACGGCTCGTTTTCCACCTGTTGGGGGAACGTATGTTTATATACCGGTACAGATGCAAGGTCCTGCGGTTATTTTACAGAAGTACCGCTCTGTAAAAAGCATCATTCGGAAAaaacgagagaaaacaaaacgaGCTGTTGCTACCCCATCAAGTCTAATGAATGTGCCAGCATTATTGTTCCTTGCCCCCAACGACTTTTCCCAGTGTTTGACAGGTTCCCAACCACTGCAACGCCGGGAACATTTATGTGTTTAAAGCACCCTAAGTCCGCGGACGAAGACCGGCAAATTTGCTTTCAGGAGGACTATCATCCGCCACGAAAGGTACAAGGGTTCCCTTCcttcaatttgtttgtttgtcacccctttttttcttggcatGTTTTAAAACTACGCAAgaccccattttttttctgtcctcTGGGTAGCGCTCATACCCGTCCACCAGCCAAACTTCGGACTGCGGAGAACTGAGGAAGAGAATTGAGGCGctggaaaaggaaagggaagATGACAGAGAAAGAGAGAGGAGGCTGCTAACAAAAATTGAAGGTAGTATACGTCTAAATACACAAATATATTTGCACTTTGTCATTGatctaataataaaaagaaattgaaacacaaaaaagttttaaaaaatgttgttgCACAAATTGCCACCCAATTATCAGGTTCTATTTTTATTTCCCATGTAACAGTCATTTCTCAGCAAAATGCTCAACTTCGGGAGAAAAATGAGGAACTCAAGGATGAAACTAAAATCCtgcagagaaaaataaaaggtaAACAGTTTAGCCCCTCTGAAATGTTGCACACACCCAGACCCATCTCgccaaataaatgaaaatacctTCAGCACAGTCAACCATTTAAACCCTCTAATATATCAATATGCATATTCTCCACACTGTTCTCCAATGCATTTCCTATGGTACATATCAGGAGAATTTATTTCACACTCAAGTCATTTTTCACTTGTAGATCATTTCTCATTTCCTTATGACCTTCATGTCTGATCAGTTACGAAACATTAACATAGGGAGAAATAAAATGTTGGTCACTCTTAAAGATTAAAGGGTTGAACATCCACTAAAAGGTATCTGACACCTACACTTCTCAGGGTGGATTCATAGCTGCCTGCCAAGACATTGCCACTCTGAGTTACCAGGGACAATGCCACATCATGTAGTAATCACATACAGTGTAGTTAGGTTCTTTTCAAACAATGAGAACAAATCAGCCTTGTCATCAAATTAATTAATATGAAATGTAGACAGAGTACATGTTGCCACAAAACATACTGTTTTTTATGCATACATGCTTGAACTCTTCAGTACCTACATCTATGACAttaatttttgcattaattgtactaataaaaagaaacaagtgaAACCTGTTCTTATCTGCCtcattttgaaatcatttttcaAAAGGGGACACATCCTTTAGCACACTTTTTCACCAATTTCACAAGGCGCTCACCAGACACTACGCAGATGGTGAAGAAAATCTCTACGACCCCTCCAAGATGGAAAGCTTTTGTGAGGAGCATGCACCtggaatatttgaagatatttttgatgCTATATTCAACAACGAAAAGAGAACCCCctcacaaaaaagaagaaatcttcAAAAGTCAAGGGTTGTAGCAGTTTTGCATAACTTGAGTTTCTTTCGAAACCAGGTACTTAACTAAAAATGTTCATAGATTTAAATAAAGAGAGTTCTGTGCTGGAGTTGTGAAATTACACTCAACGAATAGGAAacccaaattaattaaaaaggCATATACGTGAAAAGACTCTGGTGGGCAACTTATGTAAATACGAGTTAGCTAAATGCTTGATGACAATCAAACAGCTTCATATGAAATGTAACATTGAACAGAAGACATTTGTCATTAAGAACAAATTCTAATATAATGTTGGTGTGCTCATCAACAGAAAAATAACAGACTACAAAGGGCCAATGGTCTTAATTTAAAGTTTGGTGGAGCTTCCTACAATTCCCTTATGGCTGGACAAGTGATGGGATATTCTGTTCACCCGAACTCAGTGCGGAACTACCAAACtgaactttccaaaaaaaaccaaatggaaattggTAAAGTACTAAAGGAAGCAACTGAGGTAGACATTCCAAAATATACTACATTACAATAATATTGAACAACATTCAGTTACAAGTGTATGTATCCCTGATATTATTACACATGCATGTAATGCAAGGGATAAGCAGGTCTAATCCAGGTTACTGAGAAAGAAAAAGTGGCAGGATTGTCTGCATGTTGTTTTATATCAGTAGCATCTTCGAATCTTGTATAATTATGGGGGAAATTGTGATGTTGCATATATATTCACATAATGTTTTTGGCTGCTCTATGTAGaagaaaacatttatcatgCTCATCGAGGACGACATCCACTTCATCCATGCACCACAACACCCAAGTTCCAGTACCACAAGTACTGCCTGGCACATGTGCACTGGTCTCATGGACATACAACCATCTGTTTCAGCCATCACACGACCAGCAGAATGTCAGAAACTCCATCGTGTTGTCCCTGTCGTGTCCAAAACTGGTACAATCAAACAGTGTAGAGGAGGAGTGTCAATTGAAGCTATACTGGGACACTTTAAGAACCATGTTAACCAATTTTTTGAATTAACATACATGGCCACATTGCCCCCAGAGTACAGAACAATTAAAATGAGAGATGCCAAGAAAAGCTGTGAAAACCTGAGgtataaaaaaagagaaagcaacAATAACCACGtaatttaaagaaataaaaatattgtttattcTAACATTATACTATAGCTACAGTGTAGAAGAAGATACAAAATGCCCATTTAAATGTCCAAATTATTGAGTACTGCAATAAAATGCTTACAATAGATAGGTGACTACAGAAACATGAAgtattttatatttttctttcacaaaCCAACATTAGAAAGATAAGGCAGTGTCAATAGTGTAAATTGTAATGAATACTGATCCCCCTTAATGTATAATGCCTATGCATCAATTATTTTAGGGTCTACTCTGATGAAGCAAGAGGGGAACTACAGCTGTTAAAtacaacatggctgattgatgAATTCCAGCAGAATCTCAAGAGTGTGCATGATTATGAAGCCTCCCTAAACCATCTTCTGATGGAGGCCCCTGAATTGTGTGAATACCTGGGTCACTACGCTAGCATTATAACAGGAGATTTCCCAACATGGAAAtacaacaagaaaattgttGCAAAGGTTTCACAATCAGTTTATAATTTTTTCTAACAGTCTTTCAATCTCTTACAGCATTTCTTGTCATCAAAATCAAATGAACAATGACATTTCACTTGATGACACAGGCTGACCCACACATCTCTTGATCCTTTCTTTTATATCTGTTCTTTTGATCATAGATAAATCAAACATggtaacaaaataattattaatgaagGTACACTGTACTTATACACAACAGTATTTAATGTGTCACAGCTTGCACACAGAAGGTTCTAGTCACCCCAATTTCAAGGCCCCTTAAAAAAGCCATGAATTAAGCACAGCATCACTGTTACAAGAAATAGGAAgtctaaaaatattaattttgttgaggAGACTGCCGAAAAGAGTAtgtgtattttgttttatttttacacAGTGGAATCCTACAACTGATCCAGAAAGTCCCATTCCTTCTCTCATCCCTTGGCAAGGACCATTTCATGTGTCATTGAATGCAGAGGAATCGACTGTTCTGTTATTTCGGCCACTTTTTGAAAAGCTATAGAAAGCCCTTTTTGGAAGAAACAAGGTACATGAAATACACATAATTTACAGTATACCAATCGCACAAAGAAAAAACTCTTTTGAATACTGTAATAAAAGGCTGAGGTTTTATACAATGTAACTGAAGGGGGAAGGACAAGATCATACAACTGTGCATGCTTGTATAATGATGCACATGTAGTTTACGTCTgtcatgctcaacccaacacttCAACATACATGTGCCTATACTTTTTTTTGCGAAATTAGGTACTTCCCAAAAGACCAAAGCCACAGAAAATTGTGACACTT from Montipora foliosa isolate CH-2021 unplaced genomic scaffold, ASM3666993v2 scaffold_423, whole genome shotgun sequence encodes:
- the LOC137988628 gene encoding uncharacterized protein, which gives rise to MLIEDDIHFIHAPQHPSSSTTSTAWHMCTGLMDIQPSVSAITRPAECQKLHRVVPVVSKTGTIKQCRGGVSIEAILGHFKNHVNQFFELTYMATLPPEYRTIKMRDAKKSCENLRVYSDEARGELQLLNTTWLIDEFQQNLKSVHDYEASLNHLLMEAPELCEYLGHYASIITGDFPTWKYNKKIVAKWNPTTDPESPIPSLIPWQGPFHVSLNAEESTVLLFRPLFEKL